The genomic region GGCGCTCAAGCTCTACATCCGCTTCTACAACCACCACCGCCTGCACTCTGGCATTGACTACCACACGCCGGAAGAGTATGAGGGATTGGTGACGTGAAGTCGTGTCCACTTTTTCGGGGGAAGATCCTTGTGCTATCGACGATGGAGTAGCCGCAGTCCAGCTCTTCGTCGCATGTTGAGACGGAGATGCATCCCGCGGATTAGGAATAGGGTGCGATGGATTTCGAGGAGATGGGGCAGGAGTGATAGAATCGGATTGTCGGGTTACGCTACGCTAACCCGACCTACGATGCTATTGGGCGTGAAAGAGGGGTATGTGGCAATACGCAGTGAAGGTGTTGATCACGGCAGCAGTGGTCGTCGCAGTTTCTGAGCTTGGGAAGCGTAGTTCGTTCTGGGGCGCGTTGCTGGCGTCCCTGCCCCTCACGTCTCTTCTCGCCTTTATCTGGCTCTACATTGGTACGGGCAACACTCAATCTGTCGCAGCGCTGTCGCAGAGCATCTTTTGGCTGGTACTGGCTTCGCTCCCACTGTTCCTGGTCCTGCCGTTTCTTCTTCGCTCGGGCGTCGCGTTTTGGCCTGGTTTCGGCGTCGCCTGCGCGCTTACGGTCGGCGCATACATTGGACTCATGTGGCTCTTGGAGCGTTTGGGTGTGAGCCTGTAGGTTCCGCCCAATCAGACATTGAAGCGGATCGTCATGATGTCGCCGTCGGCCACGAGGTACTCTTTCCCCTCAAGCCGCAGTACCCCTTCGTTTCTGGCCGCTGCCAGCGACCCGCAGCGGATGAGCGCCTCATAGGCCACCACCTCTGCTCTGATGAACCCCTTTTCCAGATCACTATGGATAGCCCCGGCCGCCTGCAGCGCCGTTGCGCCTTGAGGGATCATCCATGCCCGCACCTCGTCGCTGCCGACGGTAAAGAACGTCGTGAGGCCCAGGAGGTCATAGCAGGCCTGGCGCAGTCGCGGCGCCGCGGAAGCCCCCAGACCGAGCTCAGCACAGAAGGCGCTTGCTTCATCGGGGCTCAGGTCAGCCAACTCAAGTTCCAGCTTGGCCGATATGGCTATTGAGGCAGGCCGGAAACTCCCCATCGCCGGCTGGGCCTCAAGCTCGTCGGGTTCTCCGCCGGCCTCTTCACCGGTATTGACCACTAAGAGGCTCGGCTTGGCCATAAGGAACTGAAAGCCGCGAAGCAGGCGCTCCTCTTCAGCGGTCAGTGACATCCCCCGTAGCGGCTGTTCCTCTTGCAGCGCGGCGTAACACCGCCTCAAGAGGGCCAGCTCCTGAGGACTCTCGGCCTTTTTCCCTTTTCGGAGCGCCTCTTCGATCCTGGCGATTCGCTTCTCGACCACATCCAGATCGGCCAATACCAACTCGGCTTGCAGTGTCGCCGCGTCCTTGGCCGGATCGACCCGCCCTTCGATGTGGGGAACCCGCTCGTCCTGAAAGGCTCGAACGACCATGAGAAGGGCAGTAGCCTGCCGCATCTGGGGGAGGAGCTGTCCGCCAGGGCTGGTGGGTTTACCCGATTCTTTCACGAGTGGGGCGAAGTCCACGAGCTCGAAGCTGGCAGGTGTGAGCTTTTTTGGCTTGAACATGAGTGCCAGACGGTCAAGGCGAGGATCGGGGACCTTGACCACAGAGATCGAGGCCTCCCCAAGCTGGCCCGCTTGGTGGCTTGGCTGGCCGTGGGTCAGCAGCCGGTACACGGTGCTTTTGCCGGAGGCCGGCAGTCCAATAATACCGATTCGCATCTGGTTTCTCCCCCGAATAAAGTCTTCCTGGTAGGCCGCTCATGCAGCCTTGTCACAGTATCACAGGCTTAAGGGTGCGCGCCACTAAAACCGCCTCGCTTGTGTGCTTTTGAATTGAATTTTCCCCGACCTGTGGTAAGCTCAAGGACCGATGAAGGCCTACCTGGATATCGAAACCTCGTTCGATGGCGCCATCACGGTGGTGGGCCTGTATACTACCGACCGTGGCCTGGTCCAGTTGATCGGCGCCAAGATCAGCGATGTCACAGTCTGGCAGGCGCTTGAAGGCGTGCAGACGATCTGTACGTACAACGGCAGCCGCTTCGATCTTCCGGTAATCCGCCGCCGACTGGGCCTCGACCTTTGCGAGGCGTTCCAATCCCACGATCTGATGTATACATGCTGGCGATATGGTTTATACGGCGGGCTGAAACGGGTGGAGGAGCAGCTCCGCATCTCCCGGCGTTCGAAGGGGATTGATGGTATGGAGGCGATGCGGCTTTGGTCCCGATACGAGGATGGCGGTGACCAGGAGGCGCTGCAGATGCTCCTTACTTACAACAGCGAGGATGTGCTGAACCTGCCGGTTCTCGAAGCGCGGCTCATGGAGATCGAAGGCACGTATGCGCGTCGCGATTAAGACCTTGGGGTGTCGACAGAATCAATCTGAGAGCGATGCGCTCCAGGAGTCGCTACGACGGGATGGGTACACGGCGGTCGGTCCAGACGAAGCGGCCGATCTGTTCATCATCAACACTTGCACCGTGACGCAGGAGGCCGACGCCGACTCGCGACAGATGATCCGACGGGCGATTCGCCGTAATCCGTCGGCTCGTGTGGTTGTGACGGGCTGCTATGCCCAAGCGGCTGCCCGGGAGGTTGCGGCGATCCCTGGTGTCGATCTGGTCGCAGGCAATGGCGAGAAGGCACAACTGCCTGCGCTGATTTCGGGTCTGCGTGACAAGCGGTCGCCGCTCATTGCCGTCGGC from Candidatus Methylomirabilis sp. harbors:
- a CDS encoding DUF3147 family protein, whose amino-acid sequence is MWQYAVKVLITAAVVVAVSELGKRSSFWGALLASLPLTSLLAFIWLYIGTGNTQSVAALSQSIFWLVLASLPLFLVLPFLLRSGVAFWPGFGVACALTVGAYIGLMWLLERLGVSL
- the ychF gene encoding redox-regulated ATPase YchF: MRIGIIGLPASGKSTVYRLLTHGQPSHQAGQLGEASISVVKVPDPRLDRLALMFKPKKLTPASFELVDFAPLVKESGKPTSPGGQLLPQMRQATALLMVVRAFQDERVPHIEGRVDPAKDAATLQAELVLADLDVVEKRIARIEEALRKGKKAESPQELALLRRCYAALQEEQPLRGMSLTAEEERLLRGFQFLMAKPSLLVVNTGEEAGGEPDELEAQPAMGSFRPASIAISAKLELELADLSPDEASAFCAELGLGASAAPRLRQACYDLLGLTTFFTVGSDEVRAWMIPQGATALQAAGAIHSDLEKGFIRAEVVAYEALIRCGSLAAARNEGVLRLEGKEYLVADGDIMTIRFNV
- a CDS encoding ribonuclease H-like domain-containing protein, with translation MKAYLDIETSFDGAITVVGLYTTDRGLVQLIGAKISDVTVWQALEGVQTICTYNGSRFDLPVIRRRLGLDLCEAFQSHDLMYTCWRYGLYGGLKRVEEQLRISRRSKGIDGMEAMRLWSRYEDGGDQEALQMLLTYNSEDVLNLPVLEARLMEIEGTYARRD